The following coding sequences are from one Nicotiana tabacum cultivar K326 chromosome 1, ASM71507v2, whole genome shotgun sequence window:
- the LOC142162933 gene encoding uncharacterized protein LOC142162933 yields the protein MWALKRLNLDWDEAANLRLTQLNEMEEFWFHAYESAVVYKERMKFVHEKKILKIEFKTGDLVLLFNSRLKLFSGKLKSKWSGPFKVVNVSPYGAVELESTDGSRTFKVNGQRIKHYLGTDGENIWWSSWLSKMFHARPLIFDR from the exons ATGTGGGCGTTGAAAAGGCTGAACTTAGATTGGGATGAAGCTGCAAATTTGAGGTTaacacaactcaatgaaatggagGAATTCTGGTTCCATGCTTATGAAAGTGCAGTTGTGTACAAAGAACGGATGAAGTTTGTCCATGAAAAGAAGATCTTGAAAATAGAGTTCAAGACGGGTGATTTAGTCTTGCTCTTTAACTCAAGGCTCAAATTGTTTTCGGGcaagcttaaatcaaaatggtCCGGTCCATTCAAAGTGGTCAATGTCTCTCCTTATGGAGCTGTGGAATTAGAATCAACAGATGGGTCCCGGACATTCAAGGTAAATGGCCAACGcatcaagcactacttgggcacTGATGGAGAAAACATTTGGTGGAGCAGCTGGCTCTCAAAGATGTTCCATGCCCGACCATTGA tttttgatagaTAG